The sequence below is a genomic window from Anopheles cruzii chromosome 3, idAnoCruzAS_RS32_06, whole genome shotgun sequence.
TCAAGCTCGGATAGGATCGTTTTGCCCAAACTGAAGGTATTTTTCCGATCAAAATGGCCCCGACCACTTCCTCCACCGTCGGTGACATGGCCACCAATCCTTGCATTGCTTTTCGAGCCGTTTCAAGGCTGCTCCGTATGCAGTTTAGGAGGGCGTTGAACCGTACCATTTCCTGGACCAGCACCGTGTTCATGCTCTGATAGGATGTAAACGATACGTACTGCTTTACCCAGAGACCATTTCGCGACCAGTCAATGCGTTACCTGATGATAATCGGTAGGATACTTTTCCAAGGCCGCATCACGATCGAATTCCGGTGGCAAACGCTTCAAAATATCGCTCGATACACGAATGACCAACTCTGCTGGAGATTCCTTAAACACACCGGTCGAAGTGTTCTACAACGGAGCGGAAGCATGCATACGAACATAAGATAATCGCAATGATCGTTTCGAGATGATGTTAAATTTCGAAAATAGTTAATTTAGTCAATTTAATGGATATCAAGTGgacattttaaaatttgtCCTTTACGACAAACAGATCTTGAAAACCCTTACAATATTGATTTATACCTCTAGCCAGCGTGCTTGCTATATTATCACGAAAAAGAGCAATTTGACTGCTACAATCATTTGACGAAGTGcaattttgaattttgtaCAAACCTTTTGATCCTCTAGAATCTGCCAATGCCAATTTGAGATCGTTTGCCAATAGGAAATAGTGTTTTATATCAGTATTCTAATAAATAGTTTACTACGAAGCCCTTAAATCTTGCCCTTCCGATTAAATACTTTACCTTCATGTAGAGCAAATCCTGCGACGTGCATGTGtgaaaaaatgtaatttttttatattagTTTTCGGTGGCAAATTATATCTCATCATACTCCCAAAAGTTaagtttgtttcattcaaataCTTAGCTGAACAATGCCATCATCATGAGCTTGGTTAAAAAGATACCGAAATAATCATGAACAAAGTCAATTGCCCCTCCGCTACTTACCGTACGATCCTGGGTATCGCATAAAACCAACGAACGGGTCAGTTACACACTCACCGTGACATTGGAACCCATTTACATACCTTCGTCTTTAGCGTGCTGGCCAACAACGAGTCCGTCTCCTTCTGGTCCTTCGTGATATCGGCATTCTCGTGTAAACCAAACACTCCTGGCCGCGCGATCGCCGGTAGATCCTTAAGGAATGCCACAAACTCTTCGTGTTCTTTCAGCTCCGGCACCGGGTATTGAGCGGCATCGTCGAAGTAGTGTCCCGCGCTGTCCAGCACGGCCGGTTGGTAAAACTTTGCCAGGATCGTGTTCAGGCAGCGACGATCCCAGTCATCGGTTACACGCCCACCGTAGTTACACTCGCCCGTCAGATAGCGTAGCGCCACGTACTGGACCTCTTCGTACTCGTCCATAAATATGCGCAACTGTGTCATGCTGATGCTCAGGTCGGTTTCGTTAAACTCGTACGGGATGTTCCAGCCGATCGGGCCGAACTGACGCCGCTCCTGAACGATGCCGTGGAAGAAGCACAAACTGTACAGCAGCTTCTTGAAGCTGGCCGGTTGCTTACAGGCTTCGAACCATTCAACGTTCGAGATCGGATCGCTCGTGAAGGAGCGGGTCACGTTCATGCGCAAACCTTTCGGCGGCTCGTTGGTGATCTTGATGCCGTtctgcagcaccaccaccgggaagtGCTCCGTCGGGTAGGAGGTTAACCACAGCCGGAAGTCCGGATGGGTCGTGTCGGGCTGGAAGCTTTCGCAGATTTTCTCCAACGTCGGCATCCAGCTCTGGGCAAGGTGACAGTTTTGCAGCAGAACCCAGTTACCGAACTTGGTGCCCTCGTCGATCATTTTCGCTGCGATCGGACCCTGACCCTGGCCCAGCGACAACGAGAACAGCCGACTAGCACCGAGCCCTTGGGTGTCGGCGAACTTTAGCAATGTGGCCGTCGGATCGGTACCGGGTGTTAGGACGAAGATCAGCGGTACGCAGCAGTTGGACTCGTCGTACGACGCGTTCAGATTGAACGGAGGAGGTTCGACGTACTTTGGTTCCATCGTTTCTACGATAAACAAGGCGCACACTCAGATATTAGTGACCTTTAACCCAACCCATCCCACCCCGAAATGCCCCTCTTTACCACCAGTTGACCAGTTTGACTTACGTGCGACGTATAGCTCGATCGCCGGGACCAGTTTATCCGGGCGGAAACAgcgcagtagcagcagcttCTGGAATGCCGTCAAGCGGCCACTCCACGGATCGGGCACCGTCGCTGCGTGTGGTGTTTCATCGTCGAAGAACTGCTTCCATGTAGCCAACTGGCCGGTgacgtgctgctgcagcccCTCGAACACGTCTCCGAACGCACCCGTCAGCCGGCAGATTTCATCCCAGTTCTTCGCCGGTAGCCAATCGCTGGCGGGATTCGGATCCGGGTTATCCAACCCAACGCCACCGGTCAGCAGAAACATCAGCTCGGCCGTTTCCAGCTGGGCGGCGTCGAGCTGCAGGTTGGTGGCCAACAGCAGCGAGAACAGTATCTTGTCCTTCTCGAACAGACTGCGGCAGATGTTCTCGTACAGGCTGTACGTGAAGTAGGTCCTAAGGTCCTCCAAGCGGGCCGGCACCTCGTCCACCTTCTCGGTATTGTCGATAGCCGCGGTAAAGAGATTGACGAACCAACTCAGGCTGTACTGATACATCGGATCGATGCTCGCCAGGTCGGCAATCGTAAAGAACAGCACCGTCGAATGGGCCGCGATCGGCGTGTACTGCAAACGGGCGGCATCGATCTGACGCTCAGTTACCTCGGCAATGATTTGCTTTTCGTTGATTTCGTTGGCCAGCGTTTTCGACGAGCTTAGGACCGACACGGCCGTCTCGTCCTCGAGGATGTTACCCTCGGACGACAGCACCTGCAGGATCTTGTCCTCGATCTCCTGCAGCTGCCGCTTGTTCTCGGCCCCCTGCACGATCAGCGAGTTCTTCTCCGTCTCCAGATCGGGACGCTCGCGCGCTACCGTTATCGACAGCAGCTGATCCTGGAGCCCCGTCTGCGTGATCATAAAGTTGAGCAGCGTCACCTTGACGGCGATCTCGGGCAAATAGTGCGGGCTGCGCAGTTTCGTCGTAATGTAGAACCTTCGGGGGCGGTCGTGAAGTGAAAATCACCGGCGAATAAATGGAAGACGAATAGCGGCAAGTTAGCGGGGTCCTTACTTGAACGAATCATTGTACTCGATCACCGAGTCACCGAGCTTGATGCACATCGTTCCGCCCTGGCGAAAGATTTGCTTCAACAGGATCGGTTCCAGCATGGGTTCGATCTCTTCGCCCACAttctccagcagcaccggcaaccCGAACTGGATGGCGTTCTCCAGGACACGCGTGTAGTCCGGCTGGGTCAGTCGGATGATGCAGATCCGGTTCGCCCTCTCCATATTGCGAACCCACTTGTTCGCCTGCCCCTGCGGGTCAATCATCAGTGGCCAGCGTCGGGCGTTGCTGCAACGAAACAAATGGTTCTTATTTTCTCTCGAAAGATCGCGTGTCCGCCGGGATACTCATTCCCGAGtacacaaaaagcaaaaccaaacgaGAGTCCCATCCACCACCCTCACTCTCTCGCCCTCCCTTACTGGATGATGATTGCACTCTCGATCGAAAAGGCATCGCTGGGCAAGCCGAAGATGTTCCACGCCCGTATGTCGACCGGGTTGCCCAGCACGTTGACCAGCTGGAAGTCGCGCGAGCAGATGATACCCCGATCGGCGCAACGCTCCTTCCACTGGCTGATCTGCTGCGCCCGGAACTGCATCGTGAATGGGCCGAGATACGCTACGATCCCGGAAGCGATCAGCACGTCCCCGGTGAGCGTGTCGTAGACCTGGGCCAGCGTGTCGGCCGCCGTCTGCCAGCGGTCCTTCTCACCGCCCAGCCCCGTGATGATTTCTGTGGCACGTTCCAGCTTTTTCATGCACAGCTCGACGTTGGCCTGCAGTTTGGCGTGTTGCGCTATCTGCTCGTCAAGCTTGCGCTGCAGATCGGCCAAGTTCTCCTCTACTATGCGCAGCTGCTCCAACTTGGCGTTCAGCACCGTCATTGCGGACTGCCAAAAAGACGGAAGGTTAGATACGTATGAACAGCGCCGTCAGCTTGGCAAGCTTCGCTTAACCTACATTGTAGCTCTCCTGAGCCTCCGCCAGGGCCGCCTTTTTCGGGGCAATCTCTTTCGCCACCTTGTCGTACTTCACGATCGCTATGACCCATTTGCACAGCCCTTCGGCGGCCGTCGAGGCCGCCTTTACCTTTTCCGGGTCAAAGTTCTCGTTCGTCAGCACGCGCTCCTCCAGCTTCTGGATGACCTTCGGTTGGATATCGTCCTTCTCAAAGTTCAGCAGCCCTTCCATGAACTTCATGTCGCCCAGCAACCGTTTCGATGGCCCCCAGTACTCCTCGATCATGCCCATGCCAGACGGGTTCTGAACCCGGTCCGGTTTCAAGTCCTTCAGGATGCAGACGGCCTCCATCACCACCTTCACCCCGATCGGGGGGCTTTTCATCGTTTTCACGATCGTGATATCGGCCGGCGTCAGCGTGTTGAGCGCTTCCATGGCCGCCTCCAGAATGGGCATCGCGTCGGCGAGCTTCGCGTCGCACACCTCCTTGATGGCGTTCGCGGCGGCCGCCTGTTCCTGGGCGGCCGCTTCGTCCTTCTCCACCAGCTGCTTCTGTTCGGCGGCCACCTCACTGTCCGCCTGCACCTTGGCCATCTGCTGGGCCACCGTTTCGGCGGCAATCTTCATCTGCGGCTGCACCGCTTCCAGCTGCTCCTGCATCACGCCGATCTGCTGGGCCGCAATTTCGAGCTGCTTCAACCCGGTCAGGTAGCGGTTCTTCCCCGTGAGCACCTCACTGCAAGTGAGAAAGGAAAGTCGGTTAAACAGTCATCGACCCGGGGGGAATAGCCCATCGGATTGCCCTGCGTACGTCCGTTTGCGGTCGAGCAGCGTCTTGAAGGTGTGGATCATCTCGAGGTACGACGTCGGCGTGACGTAGTTGTACCGGTTGAGTCGAATCAGAAActcgtccgacagctgctgggtggtggtgtggaaCTCCATGCACATGTCGATGCAACACTGCCGCTCCATGTCGACCATTTCGACCGTCGACAAAAacttggtggccaccgccgtcagCGCATCCTTGGGCCACGGCTGGAACCAATCGATCGTGCAGCAGTTCACGATCGAGGGGAACTTACGGACGCGGTTACGAAAAGCGCTTCCGATCGGCGACATCGACAGCACGATGTGGAGTTGATCGCGGATGATCTGCAAGCAATAAGCAGTAGGAGATAGTTTACCCACCTGCCACTCAAGCCCGCCCGAGGCAACACCTTACCGTGACGAACAGATTGAACAGCGCCACGATGCTGCCGTCGGTTTGCTGACTTTTCTCCTTTTGCCGGTCCATCTGGCGCATCCTTTCGATGATCTCACTCTTCTCCTCGTTGGTGAACAAGTTGGGAATTTCGCCCGAGTTGAGCAAATTGTTTATGTCCTCCAGGAACCCCTCCTCCTTGACCTGCGTGTCGGTGAACAGGAAGCAAATGTGCTGATCGGCGCCGCAAACTTTTTTCAGCAGATTCTTCATATCATCGCGCCACTCCGTCATGCCGTACTGACGGGAGATTTCCACCTGCGGAAGAGCACCCAGCTGTATTAAATACCCCACAAGTCCACCAGCCGCCCCCCGGCACCGACCTGGTATAGTTCGTACGAGCAGATGTGCGAAGCGATACGGGCGAGTGACTGCCGGCCGGAACCACCAACTCCCACCAGCAGGGCGTGACTGCGTGGTTGCTTGATGATGCGGCAGATGCGCGACAGGTGTTCGATCGCGAACCGGAACAGCACCAGCGACATCGGCTTCTTGGACATGTTGTTAAACTCCACCAGATACGACTCGACGACAAAGCTGAGCTCCTCGATGTCCATCACCTCGAGGTACAGCTTCGTGTCCGCCTTCGGGTTCGTGAAGTCGCAGAACATTAGCGCTCGGAGGGACGTCTCGGTCAGCTCGCTGCCTTCGACGAACCGATCGAACAGATCCTTCGGATCCTCCTTCATGTACTCGCGGATCACGGTGCACAACTCCTGGAACAGCCACTCCCGATCGGCGTCGTCCACCAGCCGATCACCGTAGACGCGCAAAATCTCGTGACCCCAGAGGCGCCGCATGGAGTTGAGCGTTTCCGTGCCCTCCGGCACGGACAGCAGCACACCCTGGATGACGCGCGAGAAGTCGCGCAAGTTGAACAGATAGTGACACTTGGCCGGCGTCGGCAGGAGGATGGCCCGCGCCTGCCGGTAGATCTGGAGCGTCGACAGCACGATCTCGTCGATACACGGATCGAACTCCTTGGAGAAGCCGCGCGTATCCAGGTGCCACAGCACGATCTTGCTGAAGATGCCCGTCAGCGTCTGGTCGTCGAACTCGTCCATCGCGACGGCGTTAAAGTGCTGGGAGAAGCGGGCAGACACTGTGTTGCCCGTACTGGGCGGTCCCATCGCGCACATCAGCTGCAGGTCGACCAGCTTCATCGCCGTCACGTCCTTGCGGTCGTACCAGAGGCTGTGGTCGAGCCACATGCGCACGATCTCGATCGGTGGCTGGGCGCCGTACGTTTCGCGCAGTGGCATCGACACGTCGTCGATGAACACGACACACTTCTTACCAAGCGGCGGCCCGAACACACCCTTGCGCCGCTTGTCCAGCTTCGACATGATGATGTCCTGCACCTGGTTGGCGGTCGTTTGCGCCGAGAACGCGATCAGCAGCGGCTTGAAGACGTTGGTGTCGTTGCGCTTGAGCAGGAAGTCGATCGTGTAGACGCTCTTGCCGGTGCCCGTGGGCCCGACGAGCAGCAGGCACTTGCCGTgctgcaccagcagctccAGGAGCGCACCGATGCGTATCGTTTCGACCGTCGGCACGATCACCTGATTCACCGGCACGTCCCGCTGGATGCTGGTGCTCTGGCCGATCTCCTCGGCCCACGGGCGCCACTTGCCCTTGCCCTCCTTCGTGAAGCGGTAGTCGAAGACGGTGCCACCCTTCGGGATCTGGAAGATGAATGGCTTCGGCAGGGGCTGCACCTGCAGATGCTCCGGTATGCGGAACTTCTCGTTCAGCTCGGGCGGAAACACTTTCTCGGTCAGTGCGCGGAAGAGTTCGCTGAAGCGGCTCCGACTGTCGGTCTCGAGCGGGCCGCCAATAGCCCAAATGCAGGAAAAGAAGAACACCCCCTCGAGCTGGGCCCGCACGTCCACCTCCGAGACCGCCTTCATGTACGCCTCGTTCCGGTAGTCGTCCATGAAGCAGTCGAACAAGTGCATTACCGACAGGACGAGGTTCGAGTCGCTCGTCGGCAGCATCTCGCGCAGCCCGCCGCCCCTGCGCAcaaaccacagcagcagcggacaGAAGCGGTGAAACATCTGCGTGATCACCTGCTTGTTCATCGAGTGCAGGGCCGGTGGCAGCGTGGTCTTCCACGACTCCAGCAGCGGCTCCCAGCCCAGCGACAGCGGTTCCATGAAGATCATACCGCACCGGGACACGGTGGCCGGCGAGGCCGCGTCCAGGTCCATCACCTCGAAGATGAGGTTCGTGGTCGGGGCGAGTTGTATGATCTCGCCCGACATCAGGCACAGCTTCTTGTTATCGTCCAGCACCGTGTTCATGTTCTCGATCCAGATCGCATCGACCGGACCATCGAAAATcagccacttccggtcgggGCTCGTACTTTGGGCGTACTGGCGGTAGCTGACCGCCAGGATCCCGTCGCTCCACTCCTGCGACACCGGGTCCGACTGCCCGTACAGCTGCCCGATCGTGATAGCCTTCGGGTTGATCACGGTGTACTGGACCCGGTGCTCCTCCAGCTCGCCGCCCGCCGACTCCTCGATGCTGGCCAGCGCTTCGGCCAGCATGCGGTAGGCGGTCGTTTTGCCCCCCAGTGGTGGACCCACGAGCATCAGCCCGTGTCGCACTACGATCATCTCGTACAGCTGCTGCACCTTCTCGAGGAAGAACGGGGTGCACTGCTTGTTGTGCTTCGTGCAGGCCCCCTGCACGGCCGCGTCGAACACTGCGTAGTCCGGTGCCGGGAGCGCCACGCCCGGGAACAAGTCCGAGATGATGCCCTGGAATAGGGCCACATCTTGGGTGAGGAATTTCGCTAAATTTACGTCCTTGATCGACCGCAGCACCAATATGTCTTCCGATTCGTCCGGGTAGCGTAGCTTCAGTGCACCGGCCGCCTTCAGTACCGACTTGACCGCGCGCATCCCGTAGTCGTAGTGAGGCTGCGAGCTCAGCTGCTCCGAGCATAGGCGATACGTGGCCACGATCTTCACCGCCAGCGGTTTGGCGTTCAGAAAGCCGTACGCGTACAGCTCGATCTCCGAGATCAGCACGTAGTCCGGCACCATCATGGCGACGGACCGGAACAGGGCCTTCAAGTTGTCCGGCAgctccgaccggccggcgtaGCCCGGGTTCATCGTGATGAACACGGCGCAGGTCGGATCGAGCGTCAGCGTAGTGCCCTCGAACACCATCGTGGGCGTCCCGGCATTAATGCCCCGCTGGATGGTCAGAATTTGCTGTGCCACCACCGATAGCACCTCCAGGTCGATGCGATTGAACTCATCGAAGCACGACCAGGCACCGCACGAGGCGAGCCCTTTGAAAAACTTGCCCAACGCTATGTAGTCCAGCCCGTCGGAGCAGTTGAACACGACACACTGCTTGGCGACGGCTTTCGCCAGGTCTTTGGTGGTCTCCGTTTTGCCCGTCCCGGCCGGTCCCTCCGGTGCTCCACCGAGATGCAGGTGGAGTGCCCCGAACAGCGTCCGAAAACAGCGGTCCGTGAGCGGAGTGATCACCAGCCGGGACGTGTTGCCCAAGTACTCGTAGCCGTACCGGAGCGTCGAGTTTATCATACGCGTGGCCAGGTTCTGTTCCTCGTAATAGTAGCGCAGCTGGGCCAACCAGTTGAAGTCGTCCACCTGCCCCGTTCGCTTCTCGATCAGCTCCAGCAGCACGTCGCGCGCATGAACATCCAGCACGACCAGTGCACCGAGCGTGAGGCGATTCTGCATGGCCAGCTTCCCGCGGACCAGGTCCACGATAAACGATATCTGAACCTTGCACGTCTCCAGGTACTCTTCCAGGGCCGCGAGCGGGTTTTCGCTGTCGAAACACAGCGTAGTCTCCAGCGTCCAAAAGGCACAGGAAATGCACTGGATGCACTGGCCCGGCCACATCAGCACCCACCGGTGGCGCTCGGTTTCCGTGTACGCCTCGTACGAGTTGGTCACCTTCAGGTGGATGCTCTTCTTCATCGAGCGCTCCAGATCGAGCAGCCACTTTTCCACCTGGCCCTTCGCCTTGCCCGTGGACACCTCCTCCACCAGCTCGACCTCCTCGCCCTCGCTCGAGCGCATCATCGTGATGTCGAGGGCTTCGGTGAAGTGCAGCGAGGCAATACCCTCGAAGCACTTCTTCAAGTGCGGCTGGACGCGCGTGGGATCCTTCGTTTCGGACAGGATCTCCAGCAGCTCGTCGTTCGAGAGGAAGAAGAACCTCGGGAAGTAAAGCCGTTTCTTTTCCAGGTATTCGTTCAGCCCCTTCTGGATAACCTCCAGCAGGCCGTAGGATTTCTTCAGTTTCTCCGACATTTTGTCTATTTCCAGCACAACCAGAACCTTCGTGTCGGCGTGCACCGACTTCATCAGATCCTTCCAGATCTTGTCGACCGCACTGAATCGGCGACCCTCTTCCGGCATCTGCGA
It includes:
- the LOC128271012 gene encoding dynein axonemal heavy chain 7, coding for MDRNGPSATIRGKPIDGNHSGTKVPSAGPSGLLSKISRKAHPEHNSKQIWRELNMPTDCDFLGPSVFSLPEKLLRHSTKMRPSPLARPRPDRNADKKKIRSYTALRKDREDFRRRLVRLIVRKEHEKDDPENTFPNVEERELLRYYHYIRHGIDTVHVSPVDKRVLLRILRLIPKNLSRWKQALRDIIGEIKEDYSFAVRKAVVDFVLGDAMTKYARKEEITPGRAEIKEMRLKWKHRYDENRAKIRRNLFSINACSEQILELWDTTFKQLLLVDVKELEAKGEAYDLTEFTSTVNQQIEEARLTLSDKWYGAIKTIFHKGTKKKLIPDESKPKMLKKFFNSLATLMTRQLQNLCISSIEAYTHYICDVGRSNQGFRLTILLENQDSLSFIPSFPRFQIEILKIIDNVAKSVKSFPRIERQIYPDFPCPHDFLRPEIPPEVINVCKQRIHEVLEEQRIGPELRMQDFDNYMTLMNGSDIDEIERFMEKRPSFEEYCTYIQRYKKMENDVAREIYGVLSMGFYEFHREGLIDTLEGLAKFMQQELIAKMTADQQSGAHQLAIEYEAISMKITTIPKDTVELMSLKAYAIQMEETTIPEMEDRLKKNLHHLLYLTDYTIYTPLEIKQNNNTFQWYMKMATIFQDHKNIVAEKVIEYQDALKRRIESFRRDLELFWQQVKEYDSWGDIKNLQKYKKKATALDNKLVAAMEKIDHINEEETAYGWDLSQYPIRKQCHDKLAPYKQLYDAGQEFMDKHDLWMHSQVGSHDPEQVDDTVGTLYRSVFKLEKHFSDSYQTQRLAHDIKNRIDQFKTHMPIVQTLGNPGMKERHWEQVSEIIGFPIRISAELTLERVIDYGLDDYIQRFETISESATKENNLEKAMIKMVNEWSDMAFVVLPYRDTGTYILSAIDDIQVLLDDHIIKTQTMKSSLYIKPFEKDIIAWERKLMLLQDILDDWLKVQTTWMYLEPIFSSPDIQSQMPEEGRRFSAVDKIWKDLMKSVHADTKVLVVLEIDKMSEKLKKSYGLLEVIQKGLNEYLEKKRLYFPRFFFLSNDELLEILSETKDPTRVQPHLKKCFEGIASLHFTEALDITMMRSSEGEEVELVEEVSTGKAKGQVEKWLLDLERSMKKSIHLKVTNSYEAYTETERHRWVLMWPGQCIQCISCAFWTLETTLCFDSENPLAALEEYLETCKVQISFIVDLVRGKLAMQNRLTLGALVVLDVHARDVLLELIEKRTGQVDDFNWLAQLRYYYEEQNLATRMINSTLRYGYEYLGNTSRLVITPLTDRCFRTLFGALHLHLGGAPEGPAGTGKTETTKDLAKAVAKQCVVFNCSDGLDYIALGKFFKGLASCGAWSCFDEFNRIDLEVLSVVAQQILTIQRGINAGTPTMVFEGTTLTLDPTCAVFITMNPGYAGRSELPDNLKALFRSVAMMVPDYVLISEIELYAYGFLNAKPLAVKIVATYRLCSEQLSSQPHYDYGMRAVKSVLKAAGALKLRYPDESEDILVLRSIKDVNLAKFLTQDVALFQGIISDLFPGVALPAPDYAVFDAAVQGACTKHNKQCTPFFLEKVQQLYEMIVVRHGLMLVGPPLGGKTTAYRMLAEALASIEESAGGELEEHRVQYTVINPKAITIGQLYGQSDPVSQEWSDGILAVSYRQYAQSTSPDRKWLIFDGPVDAIWIENMNTVLDDNKKLCLMSGEIIQLAPTTNLIFEVMDLDAASPATVSRCGMIFMEPLSLGWEPLLESWKTTLPPALHSMNKQVITQMFHRFCPLLLWFVRRGGGLREMLPTSDSNLVLSVMHLFDCFMDDYRNEAYMKAVSEVDVRAQLEGVFFFSCIWAIGGPLETDSRSRFSELFRALTEKVFPPELNEKFRIPEHLQVQPLPKPFIFQIPKGGTVFDYRFTKEGKGKWRPWAEEIGQSTSIQRDVPVNQVIVPTVETIRIGALLELLVQHGKCLLLVGPTGTGKSVYTIDFLLKRNDTNVFKPLLIAFSAQTTANQVQDIIMSKLDKRRKGVFGPPLGKKCVVFIDDVSMPLRETYGAQPPIEIVRMWLDHSLWYDRKDVTAMKLVDLQLMCAMGPPSTGNTVSARFSQHFNAVAMDEFDDQTLTGIFSKIVLWHLDTRGFSKEFDPCIDEIVLSTLQIYRQARAILLPTPAKCHYLFNLRDFSRVIQGVLLSVPEGTETLNSMRRLWGHEILRVYGDRLVDDADREWLFQELCTVIREYMKEDPKDLFDRFVEGSELTETSLRALMFCDFTNPKADTKLYLEVMDIEELSFVVESYLVEFNNMSKKPMSLVLFRFAIEHLSRICRIIKQPRSHALLVGVGGSGRQSLARIASHICSYELYQVEISRQYGMTEWRDDMKNLLKKVCGADQHICFLFTDTQVKEEGFLEDINNLLNSGEIPNLFTNEEKSEIIERMRQMDRQKEKSQQTDGSIVALFNLFVTIIRDQLHIVLSMSPIGSAFRNRVRKFPSIVNCCTIDWFQPWPKDALTAVATKFLSTVEMVDMERQCCIDMCMEFHTTTQQLSDEFLIRLNRYNYVTPTSYLEMIHTFKTLLDRKRTEVLTGKNRYLTGLKQLEIAAQQIGVMQEQLEAVQPQMKIAAETVAQQMAKVQADSEVAAEQKQLVEKDEAAAQEQAAAANAIKEVCDAKLADAMPILEAAMEALNTLTPADITIVKTMKSPPIGVKVVMEAVCILKDLKPDRVQNPSGMGMIEEYWGPSKRLLGDMKFMEGLLNFEKDDIQPKVIQKLEERVLTNENFDPEKVKAASTAAEGLCKWVIAIVKYDKVAKEIAPKKAALAEAQESYNSAMTVLNAKLEQLRIVEENLADLQRKLDEQIAQHAKLQANVELCMKKLERATEIITGLGGEKDRWQTAADTLAQVYDTLTGDVLIASGIVAYLGPFTMQFRAQQISQWKERCADRGIICSRDFQLVNVLGNPVDIRAWNIFGLPSDAFSIESAIIIHNARRWPLMIDPQGQANKWVRNMERANRICIIRLTQPDYTRVLENAIQFGLPVLLENVGEEIEPMLEPILLKQIFRQGGTMCIKLGDSVIEYNDSFKFYITTKLRSPHYLPEIAVKVTLLNFMITQTGLQDQLLSITVARERPDLETEKNSLIVQGAENKRQLQEIEDKILQVLSSEGNILEDETAVSVLSSSKTLANEINEKQIIAEVTERQIDAARLQYTPIAAHSTVLFFTIADLASIDPMYQYSLSWFVNLFTAAIDNTEKVDEVPARLEDLRTYFTYSLYENICRSLFEKDKILFSLLLATNLQLDAAQLETAELMFLLTGGVGLDNPDPNPASDWLPAKNWDEICRLTGAFGDVFEGLQQHVTGQLATWKQFFDDETPHAATVPDPWSGRLTAFQKLLLLRCFRPDKLVPAIELYVAQTMEPKYVEPPPFNLNASYDESNCCVPLIFVLTPGTDPTATLLKFADTQGLGASRLFSLSLGQGQGPIAAKMIDEGTKFGNWVLLQNCHLAQSWMPTLEKICESFQPDTTHPDFRLWLTSYPTEHFPVVVLQNGIKITNEPPKGLRMNVTRSFTSDPISNVEWFEACKQPASFKKLLYSLCFFHGIVQERRQFGPIGWNIPYEFNETDLSISMTQLRIFMDEYEEVQYVALRYLTGECNYGGRVTDDWDRRCLNTILAKFYQPAVLDSAGHYFDDAAQYPVPELKEHEEFVAFLKDLPAIARPGVFGLHENADITKDQKETDSLLASTLKTKNTSTGVFKESPAELVIRVSSDILKRLPPEFDRDAALEKYPTDYHQSMNTVLVQEMVRFNALLNCIRSSLETARKAMQGLVAMSPTVEEVVGAILIGKIPSVWAKRSYPSLKPLGSYITDFIARLEFLQKWYDEGPPATFWVSGFFFTQAFLTGAQQNYARKYVIPIDLLVFDNEVQRATEFNDPPEDGVYVYGLFLEGTRWDTENGYLSESIPRVLFDTMPHILLKPIKKEDFVPRHTYTCPVYKTAERRGTLSTTGHSTNFVIALLLDCAPNARPEHWVMRGAAMLCQLSH